From Erwinia sp. HDF1-3R, one genomic window encodes:
- a CDS encoding DUF3274 domain-containing protein has translation MTREKTPDRVYNNPELGSFIGLQRDTAGAMICQDFAVKSPLPCIVILVHGVNDVGEAYENQEQGIVAGLNTRLARDDMFVHQWGEMAGLTDLSDAPRRITCSGRSPIIPFFWGYRPVDHQAYNEDQCRYREEVRKRGLETVLPYDAYQEDDPARLRRLNPEGRGYCNDNYGNVLNQAAAKNGGPFANATTCIPDMLGPGASGGAIWMAGIYSRKLNGGNFTHPIYGNPHRIYQFFAAQRLADLILEIRRNPETEHDTINIVAHSQGTLITMLANMLLKQQNPQYNPADCAILCHSPYSLEDRFMENQLPGRQQTSRARRETLRNFCRLIATNPKFDPAGRYHPDFVKAMYNDGTLGRKHHWHSDPRYSRNNYGRVYNYFCPDDGTVSLMNVQGIGWRGVPDALAGDLPNLLQRAFCQHYTAGGEPAAQPFEKPAYRAGDFKYDGWPTNAAYPLHSGVTVNAEALPGVFTFTLMGHDNADAMKYKTGVRGEDRYTDYSARAYEGLWQVRESRPLLRIHGYTLQPGHVLTATELSAVNLHYKTRFTEGRVGGSRQRPEYFLLRKKSDEEINEMEKHGDPVRFSQHSSIVQSPDVPEKAMAYDLAIGNCMAFEDREFWQRLIRMADWRHWNNPDKATKEYYKTGKLDERNTKRLMNKPDAVLPTGEFGVVNEYSPAVRVEAARHPEIHNREIPLPQWDMPEPAGYQEVPAADGEKEAWRW, from the coding sequence CCCCTGTATTGTTATCCTGGTGCACGGCGTCAATGATGTCGGTGAGGCCTATGAGAATCAGGAGCAGGGCATTGTGGCCGGGCTGAACACGAGGCTGGCAAGAGACGATATGTTTGTGCATCAGTGGGGAGAGATGGCGGGGCTGACCGATCTGAGCGATGCCCCCAGGAGGATAACGTGCAGCGGCCGTTCGCCCATTATTCCGTTCTTCTGGGGCTACCGTCCCGTTGACCATCAGGCGTATAACGAAGACCAGTGCCGCTACCGGGAGGAAGTCAGAAAACGGGGGCTGGAAACGGTGCTGCCTTACGATGCTTACCAGGAAGATGACCCGGCCCGCCTGCGCAGGCTCAATCCGGAAGGTCGCGGCTACTGCAACGATAATTACGGTAACGTGCTGAACCAGGCGGCGGCGAAAAACGGCGGACCCTTTGCCAACGCCACCACCTGCATTCCGGATATGCTGGGGCCGGGGGCCAGCGGCGGTGCGATCTGGATGGCTGGGATTTACAGCCGTAAACTGAACGGCGGGAATTTCACCCACCCTATTTATGGCAATCCCCACCGTATTTACCAGTTCTTTGCCGCCCAGCGGCTGGCAGATTTGATACTGGAAATCAGACGAAATCCTGAAACAGAACACGACACCATCAATATTGTGGCCCACAGCCAGGGCACCCTTATCACCATGCTGGCGAATATGCTGCTCAAACAGCAAAACCCTCAATATAATCCCGCAGACTGCGCCATCCTCTGCCATTCGCCCTATTCGCTGGAGGACCGCTTTATGGAAAACCAGCTTCCCGGACGGCAGCAGACCAGCAGGGCGCGGCGGGAAACGCTGCGTAATTTTTGCCGGCTGATAGCCACCAACCCGAAATTTGACCCGGCCGGGCGTTACCACCCTGACTTTGTGAAAGCCATGTACAACGACGGTACGCTGGGGCGTAAACACCACTGGCACAGCGACCCGCGCTACAGCCGCAACAATTACGGGCGGGTATACAACTATTTCTGCCCGGACGATGGCACGGTATCGCTGATGAACGTGCAGGGGATCGGCTGGCGGGGTGTGCCTGATGCGCTTGCTGGCGACCTCCCCAATCTTTTACAGCGCGCCTTCTGCCAGCATTACACCGCGGGCGGTGAGCCTGCCGCGCAGCCCTTTGAAAAGCCCGCGTACCGGGCGGGGGATTTTAAATATGATGGCTGGCCGACCAACGCGGCTTATCCCCTGCACAGTGGGGTTACCGTCAATGCGGAAGCGCTGCCGGGGGTGTTTACCTTCACCCTGATGGGCCACGACAACGCGGATGCGATGAAATATAAAACCGGCGTCCGGGGTGAAGACCGCTATACCGACTATTCAGCCCGTGCTTATGAAGGCCTCTGGCAGGTAAGAGAATCCCGCCCGCTGCTGCGAATTCATGGTTACACCCTACAGCCCGGGCATGTGCTGACCGCAACGGAACTGAGCGCCGTCAACCTTCACTATAAAACCCGTTTTACCGAAGGACGCGTGGGGGGATCGCGCCAGCGGCCGGAATATTTTCTGCTGCGCAAAAAGAGCGACGAAGAAATTAATGAGATGGAGAAGCATGGCGATCCGGTGAGGTTCAGCCAGCACTCGTCGATTGTGCAGAGTCCGGACGTGCCGGAGAAGGCGATGGCCTATGACCTGGCGATAGGTAACTGTATGGCGTTTGAGGACCGGGAGTTCTGGCAGCGCCTGATCCGCATGGCTGACTGGCGGCACTGGAATAATCCTGATAAGGCGACCAAAGAGTATTACAAAACAGGCAAGTTGGATGAAAGAAATACGAAACGTTTGATGAACAAACCTGATGCGGTTTTACCCACAGGAGAGTTTGGGGTGGTGAATGAATACTCCCCGGCCGTCAGAGTGGAGGCGGCCCGTCACCCGGAAATACACAACCGGGAAATCCCCCTACCCCAGTGGGATATGCCAGAACCGGCAGGTTATCAGGAGGTCCCGGCAGCGGACGGTGAAAAGGAAGCCTGGAGATGGTAA
- the ampH gene encoding D-alanyl-D-alanine-carboxypeptidase/endopeptidase AmpH, translated as MTPHRLILTDVRTLKYLIHRLLALAATALPLYSLAAGPAPDPLLASRIVDRYADNIFYNTKATGMAMVAIDANQRVFASKGAIRPGSSVRPQKDSVIRIASLTKLMTSELLVKLSEQGVVRLNDPLSKYAPAGSRVPFGAGQTIRLINLATHTSGLPREQPGGKANRPVFVWPTYSQRWHWLNSAQLKAAPGTQASYSNLGFDLLGDALSRAAGVPYPTLLQREITRPLGMKDTTFTPSPEQCRRLMVAEKGASPCINTLAAIGSGGIYSTPDDMGRWMQQFLSSDLSPRTAQADRIQTMIYQRSQLTKVEGMDVPGKATALGMGWVYMAPEDGRPGIIQKTGGGGGFITYMAMVPQYSVGVFIVITRSPHTHFTAMSDGVNNLLTELIGNTPSSAQLAASIMAE; from the coding sequence ATGACCCCTCACAGGCTGATTCTGACGGATGTACGCACGTTGAAATATCTGATTCACCGACTGCTGGCACTTGCCGCTACCGCACTCCCTCTTTACAGCCTGGCGGCAGGCCCCGCGCCCGATCCGCTGCTGGCCTCCCGCATTGTAGACCGCTACGCTGATAACATTTTCTATAATACCAAAGCCACCGGCATGGCGATGGTGGCGATTGATGCCAATCAGCGGGTGTTTGCCAGCAAGGGGGCCATTCGGCCCGGCAGCAGCGTTCGCCCGCAAAAAGATTCGGTTATTCGCATCGCTTCGCTGACCAAGCTGATGACCAGTGAACTGCTGGTGAAGCTTTCCGAACAGGGAGTGGTGCGGCTTAACGATCCGCTCAGTAAATACGCGCCCGCCGGCAGCCGTGTGCCCTTTGGTGCCGGACAAACTATCCGTCTGATCAACCTTGCCACCCATACCAGCGGTCTGCCGCGCGAACAGCCAGGCGGTAAGGCCAATCGTCCGGTTTTCGTCTGGCCCACCTACAGCCAGCGCTGGCACTGGCTCAACAGCGCACAGCTAAAAGCGGCTCCCGGCACGCAGGCGTCCTACTCCAACCTGGGGTTTGATCTGCTGGGCGATGCTCTCTCCCGGGCAGCGGGCGTTCCCTACCCGACCCTGCTTCAGCGCGAAATCACCCGTCCACTGGGGATGAAAGACACGACCTTTACGCCCTCCCCGGAACAGTGCCGCAGGCTGATGGTGGCAGAAAAAGGCGCCAGCCCCTGTATCAATACCCTGGCGGCCATCGGCAGCGGCGGTATTTACTCTACCCCGGACGATATGGGCCGCTGGATGCAGCAGTTCCTCTCTTCCGATCTCAGCCCGCGCACCGCACAGGCGGATCGCATCCAGACCATGATTTATCAGCGCAGCCAGCTGACGAAAGTCGAGGGTATGGACGTACCGGGTAAAGCCACTGCGCTCGGCATGGGCTGGGTCTATATGGCTCCTGAAGACGGCAGGCCGGGCATTATCCAGAAAACCGGCGGCGGCGGCGGCTTTATTACCTATATGGCCATGGTGCCGCAGTACAGCGTCGGGGTGTTTATTGTTATCACGCGCTCGCCGCATACCCACTTCACCGCCATGAGCGACGGAGTGAATAATCTGCTGACCGAACTGATTGGCAATACCCCCAGCAGCGCCCAGCTGGCCGCCAGCATTATGGCGGAATAA
- a CDS encoding beta-galactosidase: protein MHDASRPSHSVSLSALLARKDWESPGVTQLHRLPAHPPFASWREAAAARDEDESPSLCRLSGDWTFSYFHSPYQVPDAWIAGDLADAATIPVPANWQLHGYDAPIYTNINYPIAGSPPAVPDENPTGCYSLSFQVSASWLEKGSTRVIFEGVSSAFHLWCNGVWVGYSQDSRLPAEFDLSRLLKAGENRLAVMVLRWSDGTWLEDQDMWRMSGIFRDVWLLHKPVTWLADFHLQTDLNADFSAASLVANIQLAGEEVAASRITLQLWWQQVLVGECSVRPGSAVIDERGHYAERAELKLPVAQPRLWSAEMPHLYRAVILLTDAEGNLLEAEACDVGFRQVRIEQGLLTLNGQPLLIRGTNRHEHHPERGQVMDPETMIQDIRLMKQNNFNAVRCSHYPNHPLWYRLCDRYGLYVVDEANIETHGMQPMSRLSDDVAWFPAMSERITRMVQRDRNHPCIIIWSLGNESGHGATQDALYRWVKAADPTRPVQYEGGGANTAATDILCPMYARVDEDQPFPQVPKWSIKKWLSLPGETRPLILCEYAHAMGNSLGGFHTYWQAFRQYPRLQGGFVWDWVDQSLLKREADGQQWFAYGGDFGDKPNDRQFCMNGLLFADRTPHPSLYEAKRAQQFYQFRLIAHAPLVIEIESEYLFRHSDNERLRWQVCAEGVVLEQGEQALALPPRGKCQLTLNLETLRPPVPPGGQGKGQGQVWLNVEVLQPRATPWSEAGHSVAREQWRLPVAHSVAPLPDSRGVEGPVLSLTDARIVVTYQDQRWEFDRLRGELTQWWKADRPAFITPLRDNFIRAAIDNDIGISEVDRIDPGAWSERWKAAGYWEMQAELLSCSADRLQDEVIVRTEHVWKHRENTLFVSRKCWRIDRLGELHIAVDVEVTFGVPYPPRIGLSCQLARHGEQEKQVEWLGRGPHENYPDRQLAADWGRWRQPLDNMHTPYVRPCENGLRCDTRMLRFGAHRLSGHFHFNIGRYSPRQLDITTHRHLLTPEEGCWLNIDGFHMGVGGDDSWSPSVAPAFLLKESGYRYQFSWRRDDAAPV, encoded by the coding sequence ATGCACGATGCGTCAAGACCCTCCCACAGCGTCAGTTTATCTGCGCTTCTGGCTCGTAAGGACTGGGAAAGCCCGGGTGTTACCCAGCTTCATCGCCTGCCCGCGCACCCGCCTTTTGCCAGCTGGCGAGAGGCCGCGGCCGCCCGCGATGAAGATGAAAGCCCCAGTCTGTGCAGGCTCAGCGGTGACTGGACGTTCAGCTATTTTCACAGCCCTTATCAGGTGCCGGACGCCTGGATCGCGGGCGATCTTGCGGACGCTGCGACGATCCCGGTACCCGCTAACTGGCAGCTGCACGGCTATGATGCGCCGATCTACACCAATATAAACTACCCCATTGCGGGATCCCCGCCAGCGGTGCCGGACGAGAATCCAACCGGCTGTTACTCGCTCAGCTTCCAGGTCTCCGCCAGCTGGCTGGAGAAAGGCAGCACGCGCGTTATCTTTGAGGGTGTTAGCTCGGCTTTTCATCTGTGGTGCAACGGCGTCTGGGTAGGCTATTCACAGGACAGCCGGCTACCGGCCGAATTCGATCTCAGCAGGCTGCTGAAAGCCGGAGAGAATCGGCTGGCGGTGATGGTGCTGCGCTGGAGCGACGGCACCTGGCTGGAGGATCAGGATATGTGGCGAATGAGCGGCATATTTCGCGACGTCTGGCTGCTGCATAAACCGGTGACCTGGCTGGCTGATTTTCATCTGCAAACCGATCTTAACGCTGACTTCTCTGCCGCCAGTCTGGTGGCGAATATCCAGCTTGCCGGGGAGGAGGTGGCGGCAAGCCGCATTACCCTTCAGCTGTGGTGGCAGCAGGTACTGGTGGGAGAGTGCAGCGTCCGACCCGGCAGCGCCGTGATAGATGAGCGCGGTCACTACGCCGAGCGGGCCGAACTCAAGCTGCCTGTCGCGCAGCCGCGCTTATGGAGTGCCGAAATGCCGCACCTCTATCGGGCGGTGATCCTGCTGACCGATGCTGAGGGTAATCTGCTGGAGGCAGAGGCCTGCGACGTCGGCTTTCGCCAGGTGCGCATTGAACAGGGCCTGTTAACGCTTAACGGCCAGCCGCTGTTGATTCGCGGCACTAACCGTCACGAGCATCATCCTGAACGCGGCCAGGTGATGGATCCTGAGACCATGATCCAGGATATCCGCCTGATGAAGCAGAATAATTTTAACGCGGTACGCTGCTCGCACTACCCTAACCACCCGCTCTGGTATCGCCTGTGCGATCGCTACGGACTGTACGTGGTGGATGAGGCGAATATTGAAACCCACGGCATGCAGCCGATGAGCCGTTTGTCGGATGATGTGGCCTGGTTTCCGGCCATGAGCGAGCGGATCACGCGAATGGTGCAGCGCGATCGCAACCACCCCTGCATCATTATCTGGTCGCTCGGCAACGAGTCCGGGCACGGTGCCACGCAGGACGCGCTCTACCGCTGGGTCAAAGCAGCGGACCCCACCCGTCCGGTACAGTATGAAGGAGGCGGGGCCAATACCGCCGCCACGGATATTCTTTGCCCCATGTACGCCAGGGTTGATGAGGATCAGCCTTTTCCCCAGGTACCGAAGTGGTCGATTAAGAAATGGCTCAGCCTGCCGGGAGAAACCCGGCCGCTGATCCTCTGCGAATACGCACATGCGATGGGAAACAGCCTCGGCGGTTTTCATACCTACTGGCAGGCATTTCGTCAGTATCCGCGCTTGCAGGGCGGCTTTGTCTGGGACTGGGTCGATCAGTCCCTGCTAAAACGGGAGGCTGACGGCCAGCAATGGTTTGCCTACGGCGGGGACTTTGGTGATAAGCCGAACGATCGCCAGTTCTGCATGAACGGTCTGCTGTTTGCCGATCGCACACCGCATCCCTCGCTGTATGAAGCAAAGCGCGCGCAGCAGTTTTATCAGTTCAGACTCATTGCCCACGCGCCGCTGGTGATTGAGATCGAAAGCGAATATCTGTTTCGCCACAGTGATAATGAACGGCTGCGCTGGCAGGTTTGCGCTGAGGGTGTGGTGCTTGAGCAGGGGGAGCAGGCGCTGGCACTTCCGCCACGGGGAAAATGTCAGCTAACGCTGAACCTGGAGACGCTTCGCCCCCCTGTGCCACCTGGCGGGCAGGGAAAGGGGCAGGGGCAGGTCTGGCTTAACGTTGAGGTGCTACAGCCCCGGGCGACGCCCTGGTCAGAGGCTGGGCACAGCGTAGCGCGTGAGCAGTGGCGGCTGCCCGTGGCCCACTCTGTCGCTCCTCTGCCGGATAGCCGGGGCGTGGAAGGGCCGGTGCTGTCGCTCACCGATGCGCGCATTGTGGTGACTTATCAGGATCAGCGCTGGGAGTTCGACCGCCTGCGTGGTGAGCTTACCCAGTGGTGGAAAGCGGATCGCCCGGCCTTTATTACCCCGCTGCGCGATAACTTTATCCGGGCCGCGATCGATAATGATATCGGCATCAGCGAGGTCGATCGTATCGATCCCGGGGCGTGGTCCGAACGCTGGAAGGCCGCCGGATACTGGGAGATGCAGGCGGAGCTGCTGAGCTGTAGCGCCGACAGGCTTCAGGACGAGGTGATTGTCCGCACCGAACACGTATGGAAACACCGGGAAAACACGCTGTTTGTCAGCCGCAAATGCTGGCGCATCGACCGCCTCGGCGAGCTGCATATCGCCGTGGATGTAGAGGTGACCTTCGGCGTGCCTTATCCACCCCGCATTGGCCTAAGCTGCCAGCTTGCGCGGCATGGAGAGCAGGAAAAGCAGGTGGAGTGGCTGGGCAGAGGCCCGCATGAGAACTACCCCGATCGCCAGCTCGCTGCCGACTGGGGCCGCTGGCGGCAGCCGCTGGATAACATGCATACGCCATATGTTCGCCCCTGTGAAAACGGCCTGCGCTGCGACACCCGGATGCTGCGCTTCGGGGCGCATCGGCTGAGCGGCCATTTCCACTTCAATATTGGCCGCTACAGCCCCCGGCAGCTGGATATCACCACGCACCGGCACCTGCTCACACCCGAGGAGGGGTGCTGGCTGAATATTGATGGTTTTCATATGGGCGTCGGCGGGGATGACTCCTGGAGCCCCAGCGTAGCCCCGGCGTTTCTGCTTAAGGAGAGCGGCTATCGCTATCAGTTCAGCTGGCGACGGGACGATGCCGCACCTGTTTAA
- the idnO gene encoding gluconate 5-dehydrogenase — translation MSQLFSLENKRILVTGAAQGIGFIMARGLAAHGAEIIINGTSAERAEKAVIHLREEGYRAHSAVFNVSEAPAVEKAIQMIEKDIGPIDVLFNNAGIQRRHPFTEFPLEEWNQIIATNQTGVFVVSQTVAKRMIERRAGKIINICSMQSELGRDTITPYAAAKGAVKMLTRGMCTELARYNIQVNGIAPGYFDTPMTKALVENTEFSDWLCKRTPAARWGDPEELVGAAVFLASNASNFVNGHLLFVDGGMLAAV, via the coding sequence ATGAGTCAGTTATTCAGTCTGGAAAATAAACGCATTTTGGTCACCGGCGCAGCCCAGGGAATTGGCTTTATTATGGCGCGAGGCCTGGCCGCTCACGGCGCAGAGATCATTATCAACGGCACCTCGGCGGAGCGGGCGGAGAAAGCGGTTATACACCTGCGCGAGGAGGGATACCGTGCGCACTCAGCGGTATTTAATGTCTCAGAGGCACCCGCGGTGGAGAAGGCCATACAGATGATCGAAAAGGATATCGGCCCGATAGACGTCCTGTTTAATAATGCGGGGATCCAGCGGCGGCATCCCTTTACTGAATTCCCGCTGGAGGAGTGGAATCAGATCATCGCCACCAATCAGACCGGTGTATTTGTGGTTTCACAGACCGTTGCTAAACGGATGATTGAACGCAGGGCCGGGAAGATTATCAATATCTGCTCAATGCAGAGCGAGCTGGGGCGCGACACCATCACCCCCTACGCGGCGGCTAAGGGCGCGGTCAAAATGCTGACGCGCGGCATGTGTACCGAGCTTGCCCGCTACAATATTCAGGTCAACGGTATTGCACCCGGCTACTTCGATACCCCGATGACCAAAGCGCTGGTGGAGAATACGGAATTTAGTGACTGGCTGTGCAAACGCACCCCGGCGGCGCGCTGGGGTGATCCGGAGGAGCTGGTTGGGGCCGCAGTGTTTCTCGCCTCAAATGCCTCGAACTTCGTCAACGGCCACCTGCTGTTTGTTGATGGCGGCATGCTGGCTGCGGTGTAG
- a CDS encoding DUF1176 domain-containing protein, which yields MKNLYKTALVAMTLLSAPAMADKTGVSFEHKDWELACDNTLTCRAAGYAKEEGEGGSVLLSRDAGPDIAPTGEVILADTDADKAAPVTKLTLWINGRAVGDLAAVKDEAWQLSASQTQAVIRAVKGSAKVEFRGGAAPFILSGEGASAVMLKMDEVQGRIGTPGALTKKGDKPESSVLPAVPAPVIQAASVSKSPTRPLTAAETALFKPKMRVTLKGNDYCDRQQPSDERKDDAEDDRLSMTPLDDSHVLVSALCWRAAYNEGYGYWVTDTKLSEPPVLVTDSGSEYDKGVITMAQKGRGIGDCWSSASWVWDGKAFRQSHIATTGMCRYIRGGGTWDLPTLVTEVKAAR from the coding sequence ATGAAAAACCTCTACAAAACAGCCCTGGTTGCGATGACCCTACTCAGCGCCCCGGCGATGGCGGATAAAACCGGCGTGAGCTTCGAGCATAAAGACTGGGAGCTTGCCTGCGACAATACGCTAACCTGCCGCGCAGCAGGCTATGCGAAAGAAGAGGGCGAGGGGGGATCGGTGTTACTGAGCCGCGACGCGGGGCCTGATATCGCGCCAACGGGTGAGGTGATACTGGCCGATACCGATGCGGATAAAGCGGCACCCGTGACGAAGCTAACCCTGTGGATCAATGGCCGGGCAGTCGGCGACCTGGCTGCGGTTAAAGATGAAGCGTGGCAGCTGTCGGCGTCCCAAACCCAGGCCGTTATCCGGGCCGTTAAGGGCAGTGCAAAAGTCGAGTTTAGGGGCGGTGCTGCGCCTTTTATCCTCTCTGGCGAAGGGGCTTCAGCCGTCATGCTGAAAATGGATGAGGTGCAGGGGCGCATCGGTACGCCGGGTGCGCTGACCAAAAAGGGTGATAAGCCCGAAAGCAGCGTGTTACCCGCCGTTCCGGCACCGGTTATTCAGGCTGCGAGCGTCAGTAAAAGCCCCACTCGCCCACTCACGGCAGCGGAAACCGCCCTCTTTAAACCTAAAATGCGGGTTACGCTAAAGGGCAATGATTATTGCGACCGTCAGCAGCCCTCAGATGAGCGCAAGGACGATGCGGAGGACGACAGGCTTTCGATGACGCCGCTGGATGACAGTCACGTTTTGGTATCCGCGCTCTGCTGGCGGGCCGCCTATAACGAAGGTTATGGCTACTGGGTGACGGATACAAAACTGTCTGAACCCCCCGTGCTGGTGACTGACTCCGGCTCCGAATACGATAAAGGGGTGATTACCATGGCTCAGAAAGGCCGGGGTATCGGTGACTGCTGGAGTTCGGCAAGCTGGGTATGGGATGGAAAAGCATTCCGTCAAAGCCATATCGCCACCACCGGAATGTGCCGCTATATTCGCGGCGGAGGAACATGGGATTTACCTACTCTGGTGACGGAAGTGAAAGCGGCGCGGTAA
- a CDS encoding amidohydrolase, translating to MKISPQHQPLADSLQALRQELHRHPELSRQEFETTARLRAALTERQIRVLDLPLETGLVAEVGNVDGPLVVLRADIDALPIEEQADVPWRSLNKGVMHACGHDFHATAALGAAILLKKKESSLPGRVRILFQAAEETGHGASALLATGALDKAGVIFGIHNDPTLPVGVAGSREGPLTAAVDRFAITISAKGSHAARPHDGNDPIVIAGQLISTLQTLISRNLPPEETAVLSITQVHSGSTWNVIPDGAWLEGTVRTFSATARTLIERRLRQVLDGVAATFDASIVLDWQPGPPSVVNDREWVDFALELAPAAGFEPREVPASPIGEDFAFYLQRLPGAFLMIGSGGPFALHHPQFRVDDRALYPTADYLARIAIAALDKLHRSQHAAINKQQVAVDEVRGI from the coding sequence ATGAAAATATCCCCACAGCATCAGCCGCTCGCCGATTCACTCCAGGCCCTGCGCCAGGAGCTTCACCGTCACCCGGAGCTGTCTCGCCAGGAGTTTGAAACCACGGCCCGCCTGCGCGCGGCGCTGACGGAGCGGCAGATCCGCGTTCTGGATCTGCCGCTGGAAACGGGCCTGGTGGCAGAAGTGGGCAATGTGGATGGCCCGCTGGTGGTGCTGCGCGCCGATATTGACGCATTACCGATTGAGGAGCAGGCCGATGTGCCCTGGCGTTCACTGAATAAAGGCGTGATGCACGCCTGCGGACATGATTTTCACGCTACGGCGGCGCTGGGAGCGGCTATTTTGCTGAAGAAAAAGGAGTCCTCGCTCCCTGGCCGGGTGCGGATCCTGTTCCAGGCCGCCGAAGAGACGGGTCACGGTGCATCGGCGCTGCTGGCTACCGGCGCGCTGGATAAGGCTGGGGTGATTTTCGGTATTCATAACGACCCGACGCTACCGGTTGGCGTGGCGGGCAGCAGGGAAGGTCCGCTCACCGCCGCCGTCGATCGCTTTGCCATTACCATCAGCGCCAAAGGCAGCCACGCCGCGCGACCGCATGATGGCAACGATCCGATCGTAATTGCCGGTCAGCTGATTAGCACGCTGCAAACGCTGATCAGCCGCAACCTGCCCCCGGAAGAGACCGCCGTGCTGTCGATTACGCAGGTGCACAGCGGCAGTACCTGGAATGTGATCCCGGATGGCGCCTGGCTGGAGGGCACGGTTCGCACCTTTAGCGCCACGGCACGTACGCTGATTGAGCGGCGTCTGCGCCAGGTTCTGGACGGCGTCGCCGCCACCTTTGATGCCAGCATCGTACTGGACTGGCAGCCCGGCCCGCCATCGGTGGTGAACGATCGCGAGTGGGTCGATTTTGCACTTGAGCTGGCCCCCGCAGCCGGGTTTGAACCCCGCGAGGTGCCCGCCAGCCCGATAGGCGAAGATTTTGCTTTCTACCTGCAACGGCTGCCGGGTGCCTTTTTGATGATTGGCTCGGGTGGCCCCTTTGCACTGCATCATCCACAGTTTCGCGTGGACGATCGCGCACTCTACCCGACAGCGGACTATCTGGCCCGTATTGCGATAGCCGCGCTGGATAAGCTACACCGCAGCCAGCATGCCGCCATCAACAAACAGCAGGTGGCCGTTGACGAAGTTCGAGGCATTTGA
- a CDS encoding PAAR domain-containing protein: MMKGVIRFGDGLTKGGTVTGASGEVFDGKTVMLLGDSAFCAVHGKTLAAEGHPFWMMNGRNVVVDQCHAQCGCAFISSLPEAGAS, encoded by the coding sequence ATGATGAAAGGCGTTATCCGTTTTGGCGATGGCCTGACAAAGGGAGGCACTGTCACGGGTGCCAGTGGCGAAGTATTTGATGGTAAAACAGTGATGTTGCTGGGAGACAGTGCTTTCTGCGCGGTTCATGGTAAAACGCTAGCTGCAGAAGGGCACCCCTTCTGGATGATGAACGGGCGTAATGTGGTGGTGGATCAATGCCATGCGCAATGTGGCTGTGCATTTATTTCATCGTTGCCCGAGGCAGGAGCCAGCTAG